The following are from one region of the Prionailurus bengalensis isolate Pbe53 chromosome A2, Fcat_Pben_1.1_paternal_pri, whole genome shotgun sequence genome:
- the MED26 gene encoding mediator of RNA polymerase II transcription subunit 26 translates to MTAAPASPQQIRDRLLQAIDPQSNIRNMVAVLEVISSLEKYPITKEALEETRLGKLINDVRKKTKNEELAKRAKKLLRSWQKLIEPVHQNEAALRGLAGGAGSANGGAHNCRPEAGAAGTPKSIHDLKNRIDLQRLRGHRLDRLGSRKRRGDQRDLGHPGPPPKVSKASHDSLVPNSSPLPTNGIGGSPESFPGPLDGSGHTGPEGGRLEHGENDKHGGKIPVNAVRPHTSSPGLGKPPGPCLQTKVAVLQQLDRVDETPGPPHPKGPPRCSFSPRNSRHEGSFARQRSPYAPKGSTPSPSPRPQPLDATQVPSPLPLARPSTPPVRRLELLPSAESPVRWLEQPEGHQRPAGQGCKVGLPPAEPLLPRAGFSPDSSKADSDAASSGGSDSKKKKRYRPRDYTVNLDGQVAEAGVKPVRLKERKLTFDPMTRQIKPLTQKEPVRADSPVHTEQPRTELDKPEAKASLQSPFEQTNWKELSRNEIIQSYLSRQSSLLSSSGAQTPGAHHFMSEYLRQEESTRRGARQPHVLVPHSAPTDRPGLSREVTQDDLDRIQGHRWPGVNGCQDTQGNWYDWTQCISLDPHGDDGRLNILPYVCLD, encoded by the exons ATCCGGAACATGGTGGCGGTGCTGGAAGTCATCTCCAGCCTGGAGAAATACCCCATTACCAAAGAGGCGCTGGAG GAAACTCGACTTGGGAAGCTCATCAACGACGTCCGCAAGAAGACGAAGAACGAGGAGCTCGCCAAGCGGGCCAAGAAGCTGCTGCGGAGCTGGCAGAAGCTCATCGAGCCCGTGCACCAGAATGAGGCGGCGCTGCGGGGACTGGCGGGGGGCGCCGGCTCCGCCAACGGGGGTGCTCACAACTGCCGGCCGGAGGCGGGGGCGGCCGGCACGCCCAAGAGCATCCACGACCTGAAGAACCGCATTGACCTCCAGAGGCTGCGGGGGCATCGGCTGGACAGGCTGGGCAGCCGCAAGCGCCGGGGAGACCAGCGTGACCTCGGCCACCCCGGGCCACCTCCCAAGGTCTCCAAGGCGAGCCACGACTCCCTGGTACCCaactcctcccccctccccaccaacgGGATCGGCGGGAGCCCCGAGAGCTTCCCCGGCCCCCTGGACGGCAGCGGGCACACGGGCCCCGAGGGTGGCCGCCTGGAGCACGGCGAGAACGACAAGCACGGCGGCAAGATTCCCGTCAACGCGGTGCGGCCGCACACCAGCTCCCCGGGCCTCGGCAAGCCGCCCGGGCCCTGCTTGCAGACCAAGGTTGCGGTGCTGCAGCAGCTGGACCGGGTGGACGAGACTccgggccccccccaccccaaggggcCGCCTCGCTGCTCTTTCAGTCCCCGGAACTCACGGCACGAGGGCTCCTTTGCCCGGCAGCGGAGCCCGTACGCGCCCAAGGGCTCCACGCCCAGCCCCTCTCCGCGGCCCCAGCCGCTCGACGCCACGCAGGTGCCGTCGCCGCTTCCGCTGGCCCGGCCGTCCACGCCCCCCGTGAGGCGGCTCGAGCTGCTGCCCAGTGCGGAGAGCCCGGTGCGCTGGCTGGAGCAGCCCGAGGGCCACCAGCGGCCGGCAGGGCAGGGCTGCAAAGTGGGGCTGCCGCCGGCCGAGCCCCTGCTGCCCCGGGCCGGCTTCTCCCCAGACTCCTCCAAGGCGGACAGCGACGCTGCCTCCTCTGGCGGCTCGGACAGCAAAAAGAAGAAGAGGTACCGGCCTCGTGACTACACGGTGAACTTGGACGGGCAGGTGGCCGAGGCGGGCGTCAAGCCCGTCCGGTTAAAAGAGCGGAAGCTCACCTTTGACCCCATGACCAGACAGATCAAACCTCTGACCCAGAAAGAGCCAGTGCGGGCTGACAGCCCCGTGCACACAGAGCAGCCCAGGACAGAGCTGGACAAGCCCGAGGCCAAGGCCAGCCTCCAGAGCCCTTTCGAACAGACGAACTGGAAGGAGCTGTCGCGCAACGAGATCATCCAGTCCTACCTGAGCCGGCAGAGCAGCCTGCTCTCCTCGTCGGGCGCGCAGACCCCGGGCGCCCACCACTTCATGTCCGAGTACCTGAGGCAGGAGGAGAGCACCCGGCGTGGGGCCAGGCAGCCGCACGTGCTGGTGCCTCACAGCGCGCCCACGGACCGCCCGGGGCTGAGCCGCGAGGTCACACAGGACGATCTGGACAGAATCCAGGGCCACCGGTGGCCTGGGGTGAACGGGTGTCAGGACACACAGGGTAACTGGTATGACTGGACGCAGTGCATATCGCTCGACCCGCACGGCGACGACGGGCGGTTGAACATTCTGCCTTATGTCTGCTTGGACTGA